From Panicum hallii strain FIL2 chromosome 2, PHallii_v3.1, whole genome shotgun sequence, a single genomic window includes:
- the LOC112881029 gene encoding L-type lectin-domain containing receptor kinase IX.1-like, whose product MTQSRLSLLFLYLLFSPRYASSLSFSLNFTKTTRDPCGDELVCEGDSIFSNSTIELTRKSHVANSYDGQGRVWYGTPVPLWDPVTGEVASFTTAFSFKITLSPNSTRWADGMAFFLARYYPNSSVLATGAGGGHLGLFTLNNHFNATGDYRVVAVEFDTFLNVGWDTSDEHVGIDVNSLRSEAFVDTASPGFKNRTHDSAMTATVHYDSRTKLLAVDLQIDDTLYHVNTTVDLKRELPHTVAVGFSASTGFGNELHQLLAWSFNSTLENTSEQPSSTSTSKSMLLKVLVPVLVVSACAIVGLLLWLCLTKLRRMGEPEAEEVLRCEAEFEKGLAGPRRYLYRELTAATGNFAKENLLGRGGFGSVYKGQILSSRFDNQGQQLVAVKKFSLESSQGRKEFEAEVMIISQLRHRNLVQLLGWCDCLKGLFLVYELVPEGSLDKHIHNNERLLTWPVRYKIILGLASALRYLHLDWEQCVVHGDIKPSNIMLDSSHSTKLGDFGLARLVDHGTCPRTTEFIQGTVGYIDPEFVNTHRRTTESDVYSFGIVLLEIVSGRQPVYQQEPAFTLLKWVWSLYAQDSILDAADPRLRTGGDAEDEQQMERALVVGLWCAHPDPAERPSMAQAMHALQSPDARMPVLSPQMHKQGPPISFDLGDIPSSVRSSSVM is encoded by the exons TGCTTCCTCACTTTCATTCAGCCTCAACTTCACCAAGACCACAAGGGACCCCTGCGGCGACGAGCTCGTGTGCGAGGGCGACTCGATCTTTTCAAACTCCACAATCGAGCTGACAAGAAAAAGCCATGTCGCGAACAGCTACGATGGCCAAGGCCGGGTGTGGTACGGGACTCCGGTGCCACTGTGGGATCCCGTCACCGGCGAGGTAGCAAGCTTCACCACCGCCTTCTCCTTCAAGATCACGCTGAGCCCGAACAGCACTCGATGGGCCGACGGGATGGCCTTCTTCCTCGCGCGTTACTACCCGAACAGCAGCGTCCTTGCCACCGGTGCCGGCGGCGGGCACCTCGGCCTCTTCACCTTGAACAACCACTTCAACGCGACCGGCGACTACCGGGTCGTCGCCGTCGAGTTCGACACGTTCCTCAACGTAGGGTGGGACACCAGCGACGAGCACGTCGGCATCGACGTCAACTCTCTCAGGTCGGAGGCGTTCGTGGACACGGCCTCGCCGGGATTCAAGAACCGGACACATGATTCCGCCATGACCGCCACGGTCCACTACGACAGCCGGACGAAACTGCTAGCCGTCGACCTCCAAATCGACGACACCTTGTACCATGTCAACACGACGGTTGACCTCAAGCGGGAATTGCCGCACACGGTGGCCGTCGGCTTCTCGGCATCGACCGGCTTCGGCAACGAGCTGCACCAGCTGCTGGCCTGGTCCTTCAACTCCACGCTCGAGAATACCTCGGAACAACCCTCCTCGACCTCGACCAGCAAGTCGATGCTACTCAAGGTACTTGTCCCTGTACTCGTCGTGTCGGCCTGTGCGATCGTGGGTCTCCTCCTGTGGTTGTGCCTGACGAAACTAAGAAGGATGGGCGAGCCGGAAGCGGAGGAGGTGCTACGCTGTGAGGCTGAGTTCGAGAAAGGGCTGGCGGGGCCAAGGCGGTATCTGTACCGTGAGCTCACGGCCGCAACGGGCAACTTCGCAAAGGAGAATCTCCTCGGGCGAGGAGGTTTTGGCAGTGTGTACAAGGGCCAAATCCTGAGCAGCAGATTCGATAATCAAGGCCAGCAGCTTGTAGCCGTCAAGAAGTTCTCCTTGGAGTCCTCTCAGGGGAGGAAGGAGTTTGAGGCGGAGGTGATGATCATCAGCCAGCTGAGGCACCGCAACCTCGTGCAGCTCTTGGGCTGGTGCGATTGCCTTAAAGGGCTCTTTCTCGTCTACGAGCTCGTGCCGGAAGGAAGCCTAGATAAGCACATCCATAACAACGAGAGATTGTTAACTTGGCCCGTGAG GTACAAGATCATTTTGGGATTAGCGTCAGCGCTACGCTACCTGCACCTGGATTGGGAGCAATGCGTTGTGCACGGCGACATCAAGCCAAGCAACATCATGCTCGACTCGTCGCACAGCACCAAGCTGGGTGACTTCGGCCTCGCCCGGCTCGTCGACCACGGGACCTGCCCGCGAACCACGGAGTTCATCCAAGGCACCGTCGGATACATCGACCCGGAGTTCGTCAACACGCACCGGCGGACCACCGAGTCGGACGTCTACAGCTTCGGCATCGTCCTGCTGGAGATCGTCTCCGGCCGGCAGCCGGTGTACCAGCAGGAACCGGCCTTCACGCTGCTCAAGTGGGTGTGGAGCCTCTACGCCCAGGACTCGATCCTCGACGCCGCGGACCCGCGGCTGAGGACCGGCGGCGACGCCGAAGACGAGCAGCAGATGGAGCGTGCCCTGGTCGTGGGGCTCTGGTGCGCGCACCCTGACCCGGCAGAGCGACCGTCCATGGCGCAGGCAATGCACGCGCTGCAGTCGCCGGACGCGAGGATGCCGGTGCTCTCGCCGCAGATGCACAAGCAGGGCCCGCCAATAAGCTTCGACTTGGGCGACATACCCAGTAGTGTCCGCTCTTCATCGGTCATGTGA